ACACATAAACAAGAGCGTTCATAGTATTAGCCACAATAGCCCCAACTGGAAAGTACCCAAAAGTCTCTCAACAGTAGGATACATTACTAAATTTATTCACCCAAAAGAATACTGCACATTATTGAGAACGGATGAACaagatggatgaatctcacaaacataatactgagtaaaagaaatcagaaacaaaagagtacatactaggggaggacagctcagtggtagagtatgtgcttagcatgcatgaggtcctgggttcagcccccagtatctccatttaaaaatttaaataaacctaattacccccaaaaacaaaaacaaaatttaaatttaaaaagcaaaaaaaaaaggaaacagcaacaaaaagtatatactgtatgagtccatttacatgaaattcaaaaacAGTCGAACTAATCTATAGTGTTAGAAGATACTGTTTACCCTTGAGATGAGTAGCAACTGGATGGTGGCAAGAGGGAGGGGAGTTGAGTGCTGGTTATGCGGGTGTGTTCATTTGCGAAAATTCATTGAGCTGGACACTCATGATTTATGTCCTTTTCTCtatgtattttatacttcagtaaacatttttaaaaaaccagcaaGACCATGTCTCTTGTCTGCTTAACACACTTGACGGTTTCGTAGTTGACAGAAGCCCACCTGAATCCCCTAGTTGAAGGAACtccacccaccctttccccctcTTATTCTCTatcacatcctcctccttttattttccttagcatacctactattttgttttgctgctataacaaagtatcacaaactgGGTGAGTTATAACAAGGGTAATGAATTGTCTCATAACTCTGGAGACGACAAGTCTGAAATCAAAAGTGTCGTCAGGATGttgttcaaatatttgttgaattgatgaCCTATGGTATGCTGCCGCTGACCACGCACAATCTCTCAGGCACTACACATACTGACCGTCACACATTCTCCAAGCAGCAGTAGAGCACAAAAAgagtttattatgtgccagacgtTACTCCTTGTGCTTCCtattattagctcatttaatcatcacactACCCTCTGTGATGTATACtagtattctcattttataaataagaaaacaaggtATAGAGcggttaaataacttgctgaaAGTCAGAGTTGGTGAATGACAAAGATaggttttgaacccaggcagtctagaCTTCCAAACCCAAAGTTGTCATCTCTGTTAAGTCCTACCTCTCTAGAAGGCCTTTACGTCTCTACGCCTTTCTGAGATGGCGTTAATGGCAGCCACACAGGGAGAAATTTAGGACTATGAACCTGCTACACCAGGGCTAGGTGAGAATTCTTTGGGGATGATTCCACTCATCTCCTCTAGAGGGGGGTCTCGAGCTGAAAGATCCAAGAGGAATAAGGGTTGTAAAGTCTATCTCCAATTAGCAATACCAGGAGAAAATCAACCCAGTCCCTCATAATATATCTGATACTAATCATAGGAGGATCACACACATTTAAAATACTAATAGAAAGTCACTTCTAGAACAGGAAACAATTTTCTGAGCAATTTAAGTCATCAAGAAAAAGCAGATTAGActtcataaacatttaaaacatctGCACATCTGGAAAACTCCTTAGTTAAATAGACCATTCAtgcaaattaatgaaaaatattaagaaaaatattaagaatctAGTAGATAAATGAGCAAAAGAACAAACTTCACAAAAGAGGAACTACAAGTCAATATTTACAAGTAACCAATGATGTCAACTAAAAATAACAAGGAAGTGCCATTTTTTTGCTCTCATTCTTCAACTACATTATACCTAATACTGGCCAAGGCATCGTGAAACAGGCTCTCTCATACATTACTGGAGGCTGAATATAATTATGCACAACGgctttggaaaacaattgctAATGTTAATCAAGAGACATGAAATAGCCAAACTCTTTTAATTCAGTAATCCCAATTATGAAGCTCTACCATTAGGAAACAGTCAGCTCTTCACTGAAACATTATTGTAATCACCAAAAATGGAAGCAATGGAAATTTCCAGCAACAAAGAAACACAGTAAGGTAGAGCACTTGATGCAATGTAATGCAGTCATGAGAATGACAAGCACAAAAACTGTAACAACAGGggaaatatttattatgtaatgtaaaattttaaaaccaagaTACAAAAATTATATGTAGATTACAAATATGAACACTACCTTGTTCAAATACATAGGGAAAAAACATTGTaatggaaaacaataaaaattatagtgTGATGAGACTATGGGTAGTTTTCATGACACTATCGCCCTAACTTCCTGTATTGTTATATTATCTTTCTGTAAAAGTTTAATTTTGTTGTAAATGAATTATAGggttattgtaaaaaaaaaaacctaacaacaCAAACTTTTATGACACGAAAGTCTCTGTCCCATGGTCCAGTGAAAGACACAGCTCACTGCATCTCATATCACATAACACATAATATATACCACATGTTATTTTTTGTACAAATGGAATCGTATGTTTACTGCCTATAACTTTTCTCATTTCAATTGTCAAGCATCTCTTGCCTCAATTCACACAAAACCTcccaactggtctccctgcttctatcttttcctttcttcagatCATTCTCCAAAGTAGCCAAACGAACCATGTAAAAAGcaacttatttcattctttttttttccttgctttattctttttaatggttgtGTAGTAATCTCCTGAATGAATAATAAggtaatttatttaaacaatCCCTATTACTGAAGGAATTTAgccatgaacattcttgtacatgtaCATCTGATAACTTGCAATTTTAGGAAAATTCCTAGAGACTTTATGAATCAAAGAATCGGACATTTAAAATTTGATAGACATTACCAAACTGGCTTCCTAAAAGATTATACTAATTTACACACAGTTACCCAAATGCTCCTCAATCAATACTGGATGTTATCAACTGGCTTGGCCTTTACCAAACTCAAAAATGAGAAATGCTGCCTCGCTTAAGTTTGATTTCCATTAATTACAAGTgaaattaaatactttttaatttttttaatcaattttttttgtGAGGTGCTTTCTCATTCTTTGCCCATTTCATCAACAGCCTATCGGTATTTTTACTGATTTaatagatttctgtatgttaaggAAATTTACCTTCTGTCTTCTGAGCCGcaattattttccatatttttctttcGTAAAAAATTTTTACACTGTTTTTGATAGCTCagaaagttttaatttctaagaagtaaaattcagtcttttccttttggcTTCTGATTTTCATGACATGCTTGGACAGACCCTCTTTACtccaagattataaaaatattcattcataTTCACTCATGCTTTCATCTACTACCTTTAATTATTGTATTTTTGACGTTTGCATTTGTGATCAACTTGGAAATTCTTTTGGTGTAAACAGTGAAGCAGAAGATTCATTTACATGGCTCTTTGGTCCCACTCATTACTTATTAAATAGTTCATTTCCCACTGATTTGAAATCTTAGCTTTATCACATATTAAATTTTCCTGTGTACTTCATCTATTTTtgaactctattctgttccactgatattCTTGCACCAAGACAAAAATgttttagttttataattttataatacgTTTCAATATCTGAAATGTTCGACTTTCCCTAATTAAGAACTGaaactttaaaacataaaatgaaatacaataaagTTTACCTCCTCACTTTCCCCTCCAAGTATGTCTACCACACTCTCGGGCGTCTAAAAGACAGCCCAGCTCTCCCAAGGTGAATAGTTAAACACCGTAGTGAATAGCTAAAGCGGCTCCGCTCAGAAGAGACAAATCTGAAAAGTCATTAAGTTAGAAAACAGCAGAATCTCCAGATTTCCACCCAACTCGGAGGTTCCACTTCCCGCCGCAACGCCAGCCCACTCGCCCACGCCTGCCGCGTTTCCCAGCTCAGCCTCTAGAGGCCGCAGCCGGGCGGAAGCGGGTGGACCATGACTAACCCCGAGACAGCTGCAGCCGTCATGACGTCACGTCCGGTCCCGGCGGAAGTCCCGCTGGCATACCGGGAAGTAGCTGAAGGCTGGGAGATGGCAGTTCTGGAGGCCCCGCTCCCGGGTAGACCCGACGCCACGATGCCCCCGCGGTAGACCGGACCAGTGTGGCGGGGTTCGGGTCCCGAGGTAAAGAGCGTCAGGGGCTGAACGCGACCTTAGAAGGGAATCTGGGAACTCTGACGGCCTCTATTGCAGACCCTCCCTGACTTTGGGCTGTAAACTGCCTTTGCCGGGGCTGCCCTGGAAGTAGGTCCGGTTGGTGTCCTACCGCTCCTACGGGGAATGGCGCGGGGCGGGATTTTACCCCTCCACCACAACAGCAAGGCAGGTTGTAGCCCAGGACCGGGGGGTTCAAGGGCGCCGATTCTCCTGACATCGTCTTCTTTACACTGCAGCAGGGATGGAAGGGTCTAAGACAACCAGCAGCACCATGCAGGTGAGCTTCGTGTGTCAGCGCTGCAGCCAGCCCCTAAAACTGGACACGAGCTTCAAGATCCTGGACCGTGTCACCATCCAGGAGCTCACAGGTCAGCGAGACACTTGGGGAGAGGATGGTCAAGATCGTTGAAAGTGGGCAGCTTTGGAGATGAAGGTCTTAGGGACTACACATAGCCTGTAAAGACATGCCTAGAAAAGTCGCTTCGTCTCTCTGGCTCCCTGTTTTCTTATTGGGAACATTAAGGAGTTCCGACACTGTGCTTCTGAGAGCTTTCTATAGCAAGGAAAGGAACTTAATTTTTTGCTCCTGCTCTTTCAGAGTAAAggagtatgtatatataataataaacgGGACTTGTTGAGGACTTGCCATATACCAGGTGCATTAACTGCATTACTTTGGTTAGTCCCTGCAACAACCACTGTAGAGTAATACAATTATACTCCCCTATGGAGTAGTAGTAAAATTATCATTTTACCcatgaggaactgaggctcacagaagttaagtgacttacccagtGGCCAGCAGCTGGTAAGTAGAAGAACAGTATCAAAGTCCTAAGAAATGAGatgaatttaggaaaaaaaaaaaaaggactagatAGGCAGTTTAAATAAGCTAATGGGTCTGGAGTCAGCCTGCTTcgatttaaatcctggctgtcATGTACTAGGTGACTTTTTGCAAGTTACTTTATCTCTCTAAGCCCTGGTTtcttagtttctttatctgtaaaatgtaaaatgaccACAAGGTAGTTGTAAGTATCAAATATGACAAAGACcataaatacttaggaatatgcTGGGGAAatagcactcagtaaatgttaactattatttttaCTACTCAATCTCTCTTTTTTGAGGGGAATTAactctttaatatattttttaatttttattatggaaaatttcaagcaTACAATCAAGAGAATTCCATAATGAACTCCCTTATatccatcacccagcttcaacaattagCCACATTCTTCCATTCTTGTGTTCTCTATACCTCCACTCCCATCTCCACtcaattattttgctttttactaCCCACCCTTTTAAAGGTAAATGTTATGCATTGAAATGTACAAATCCTAGCTATACTTTTTTGACAAATGGGTATACTCATGTAACTCAGATCTACGTTGTGGTGTATGTAGAAGGGTTTCATCTTCCCATAAAGCTCCCTCATGTTCCTTCCCAGTTGTTCTGGGGTATAGGGGATGTTAACTTTTGTTAAACTTCAAAATTTATAACGAATCCCCATGTACTCACCACTGAGCTTCAACAATGATCAATGCATATGTAATCATGTTTCATCTACAGCCCCATCCATTCCCTTCCCATCTTAAATTACTTTGAAACAAATCCCAAACttaaaaatactataaatatttcagtaagTATTTTTGAAAGATTAAGTGTCCTTTTAAAGACATAATCATACCATTatactggaaaaaaatgtaacagttCCTTAGTCTGATTTattgaggggaaggggaagaagacaACAGATTTTTTCCTTGTGTAAGtggtattttaagaaaaaagtggaggtgagggtggtgatgagaatattttttattcttttctcataCTTTGCATACCTGCTCCCACTCTGATAAGACTCTTTCTGAAAGACTCACTGTTTTCCTTGCTCTTAGCTCCATTACTTGCCACAGCCCAGGTGAAACCAGGAGAGACCCAGGAGGAAGAGGCTAACTCAGGAGAGGTATGAAAACCCTGAAAGCAAAATGAGTTTCTGCAGGGTACTTGATGCTCCGAGAACCCTCAGACATGTAGGATCTCTGGTTAACAAGAGACATTTTACATGATCAGTTCACTGTGGATGATTGGAGATACAGAAATGCATCTGAGGTCGTGGGGTTACTGAATGAGGCATCCATTCAAAAATGTGGAGAGGCTCTTCTTTATTTGAAGCAGTATTATAAGCCATTGTAGGTGGGAGATGGGACGACCTATATATTCAGGTCATCCTGGGGCATTCTTGGTTTACATCTATTGTTCTAACTAATTATTAATATTCATTTCTCTCTAGTCTGGAAAGTATCTTGGTTTGGACATCACATTGTTTGATTACACTAACTAGAAAGGGTTGTCATTGTTAGAGAGCGTGTCACTTTTTAAACTATGATAACATCAGTGATATTTTCATTGTCAAAGATAGGTGTCATAAGATTTTgatcacatataaattatatcaaaGCATTGAAAACATAAATGATTTACTTTGTTCCGTGCCATGGCAAACTTCATTGCAGTCTGCTCTGGCTTTTTCCTTGTGCCGTGATTTAGGGCACTCTCCTCTACCCCAACTGGTAAGTGTTGAGAAAATGCAGATTTAACTATAATAGGGTATAACACAGTTAGGAAATGCTATTCCCCACAACAAATCAAATGGGACCTGGGGTTTGTCTGAACCAGGTGTTCTTTCTTAGTGCATGTATCCAAGGATAGGCTAGATAACACCCATTTCTTAAGTCTGGTTTATCAAGTCTTGTGGTTATCAATCAGCAATAAAGCCAAATAGTTCTGAGGCTGTTGGAGAAATAGACTCCACCTCTAAGCTGCCAGAACTCTAATGCCCTCTTATTTCCTTCCCAGGAGCCATTTATTGAAACTCGCCAGGATGGTGTCTCTCGCAGATTCATCCCCCCAGCCAGGTGCCTACTCCTCCTCAGCCCCCTGTTCCTTGCCAAAGGCCAGTAGAATTTGAattgaacccagaattgagaCTGGAGCCAGGTGATGGAGATGAGTCATCACCTAGCCTTTTGGCTCTTCCAGAAAGGATGTATCATTCCCTTACACGTGGCCCATCACCTTCCAGTATTGATTTTTTCCTGTAGCTGTTCACACAGTGGGAAGGGACCATAGCTCTCATGATGAAGAAAAGCTGAGAGCATAATTGTCTAATAAAAGGGCTCTTGAAAAGTTTTCAGATAGCTAATGTTATTAAATGTTCAGGTTCTTAGTCTTGATGCATGTGAAGGTTGCTAGCAAGgggtataatatttttaaatggtcttTCCtgattctccttccttttctacTATAGACACACATATATCAGTTTTTGatgccccctctccctccttaGTCCATCCAGGCCAACCTTCGTGCTGAGTGCCCCTGTGGAAGACCAGCATGGCCTTCCCTTGGGAGAGAGGTACCCTTGGGAGGTCAGTCGGGCTAGAAGTGGGTATACGCCTTGAGGCCCCTCAGCCGGTGCTTGAGAGTCTCTGCCACTGGCATTGCAGTAGGTAGAGGAGGCCTCTCTGCTCCCTCATGTGGCCCGTGGGCGGGGGGCTGTCTGCAGGATGATGTCTACAGAAAGTGCCAACAGCTTCACTCTGATCGGGGAGGCATCTGATGGCGGCACCATGGAGAACCTCAGCCGAAGACTGAAGGCAAGTCAACCTCATTTTGGTGTCAATCAGTGGGCCTACCTGGTAGAGGGGGTGTCTGGGCAGATAGCGTGGGGCAGGCCCTACCCTGACTCTCCCATGCTTCCAGGTCACTGGGGACCTTTTTGACATCATGTCAGGCCAGACAGATGTGGATCACCCACTGTGTGAGGAATGCACAGATACTCTTTTAGACCAGCTGGACACTCAGCTCAACGTCACTGAAAATGAGTGTCAGAACTACAAGTGAGTGCCTTCAGAGCctgggctgggaaacagagaTCTGGGTCTAAGAGTTCTCACTACTCTGAGACTGCGTGGCCCTTACCCATGAGCTATGCTCCACTCAGGTCAGTGGAATAACGGTTCCCTCTGGTAAGAATTCTCTGCCTGTGTCCCTGGCAGACGCTGTTTGGAGATGTTAGAGCAAATGAATGAAGATGACAGCGAACAGCTCCAGATGGAGCTAAATGAGCTGGCATTAGAAGAGGAGAGGCTGATCCAAGAGCTGGAAGATGTGGAAAAGAACCGTAAGATAGTGGCAGAAAATCTCGAGAAGGTCCAGGCTGAGGCTGAGAGATTGGATCAGGAGGAAGCTCAGTGAGTGATCACCCTGTTCTTACATCTTCCTGCCCTCAAGGCTTCCGGAAAGGAAATGGCTTTCAGCTGAATGTGTCTGATTAGTTTGTAAACTGCAGTCAGCTGTCATTCAGCGGCATGTCTGCTCTAGATCCTGCATATTGTTCCCAGGCCCTGTTTCTAGAGGTTTGTCAGGAGGCTTACTTTTGGAGGGTCAGGATGATTAAGTGAAAAGAACGCTGGTTAAATAGCTGAGAACCAGGCGCCTAGTCACAGCTCTGTCCTGTATGGAACTAGGCTCATTTGGGTAAGTCAGCCAGTAAACCTAGTCTGCTCCTCTGGAAAGATGAGCATATTGGCTACATTTGTTCTTTCAGCTCATAGATTTTTGTTGGTGCTCTTGACTTGAGAGAGCCCTCTAATGGAGGAGACAGTGTCCACACTAACTAAAGGTGGGAAGTGAAGGACAgagaaaaaagttaatttttttcacagGATAGTGTCATAAGTTCCATTGAAAATTATGTATACTAACCATTTAAAAGACAGTACAGGGGATGAGGGggtagagggtatagctcagtggtagaatgtgtgcttaggatgcacaaggtcctgggtttattccccagaacctccattaaaaaacaaataaacctaccTCCACCCTTcctccaccaaaaaacaaaaaaaacccaaaaaacaaccaACATAGAGGTGAAATTACAGAAGTTCAGTTATGGCCAGTTCAGGGAAGAAACTATCATTGACTAACTCACCTTGCTTCAGGAAAAGGTCAGAAATCCAAGAAGTGTCTGGTCCTGGTTTGGGAGAGTCCTGTTTTCCTCCCCTTTTTGCATATGGGGATCTGAAATTTGAGACATTTCTGTCCCTCCCAGGCAAAACTGCTAGGGCAAGTATGTTCCTTTGAGTGGAATCTATGCCAAATGTAAAAAGCTGCTGTAACTAGACATGACCATAATCACTAGAATAAATCATTAAGAGGGTTGATGGGAGAGAAATTTTAGCCCCCAGTCTAACATCCTTCAGTGGCCACCTTGGCTGTTCACAGGTATCAAAGGGAATACAGTGAATTTAAACGACAACAGCTGGAACTGGATGATGAGCTGAAGAGTGTAGAAAACCAGATGCGTTATGCCCAGATGCAGCTGGACAAGCTGAAGAAAACCAATGTCTTTAATGCGACCTTCCACATTTGGTAATGAGGGCTAGAGGGTGAGGAACATCTTGCAACACCACATATCTGGGCATTAGCTGTTGATCAGTAGGCCAGAGTGCCCACCTCCCACGAAATAGGATTGTGTTATCTTCACCCTATCTaggtttctttcattccttctgaTGGCATAGGCACAATCAGGGGATTGGAATTCTAGAGCTTGATAACATCCATTCTTCCAAGGAAAGGGAAAGATAGGAGGCCTCCAGCCACATGAAAATCTGGTCATCTGCCTGGTGTTGATTTCTTACCCCAgagtcatttgtttattcatgtaTTTGACATTTTATCCATTTAAACTGGTATCTGTTGAGCATCTGCTATGTGGtaggcactgtgctgagcactAGGAGGGCAACAGCAAGCAGTATGcacttctggtttctgtaatcttgTGGAAGAGACAGATCGGTAACAGGCAGTTATAATACAGTTTGGTGGTGGTAAACCCTGGGTGCTGTGGGAACACATAAGGGCACTTTACCCAATTTGAGGAGGCTGCATGGAATGTTTTCCCTAGAGGAAGTTGATGTTTAAGCTGAGGTGTGGAATATAAGTCTGCAGAGGAGAGAGGTGGTTCCTGGCAGAGACCATCACGtgcaaagaaacagaggaaagtgggAATAGTAATCTCCCACTGGACTGAAAGGAGCTTATTGTGACTGGGGATTGAGCATAAAGGAGAGAATGACAGGATATGAAACTGGAGAATTACC
This portion of the Vicugna pacos chromosome 16, VicPac4, whole genome shotgun sequence genome encodes:
- the BECN1 gene encoding beclin-1 isoform X2 gives rise to the protein MEGSKTTSSTMQVSFVCQRCSQPLKLDTSFKILDRVTIQELTAPLLATAQVKPGETQEEEANSGEEPFIETRQDGVSRRFIPPARMMSTESANSFTLIGEASDGGTMENLSRRLKVTGDLFDIMSGQTDVDHPLCEECTDTLLDQLDTQLNVTENECQNYKRCLEMLEQMNEDDSEQLQMELNELALEEERLIQELEDVEKNRKIVAENLEKVQAEAERLDQEEAQYQREYSEFKRQQLELDDELKSVENQMRYAQMQLDKLKKTNVFNATFHIWHSGQFGTINNFRLGRLPSVPVEWNEINAAWGQTVLLLHALANKMGLKFQRYRLVPYGNHSYLESLTDKSKELPLYCSGGLRFFWDNKFDHAMVAFLDCVQQFKEEVEKGETRFCLPYRMDVEKGKIEDTGGSGGSYSIKTQFNSEEQWTKALKFMLTNLKWGLAWVSSQFYNK
- the BECN1 gene encoding beclin-1 isoform X3; the encoded protein is MEGSKTTSSTMQVSFVCQRCSQPLKLDTSFKILDRVTIQELTAPLLATAQVKPGETQEEEANSGEEPFIETRQDGVSRRFIPPASPSRPTFVLSAPVEDQHGLPLGERMMSTESANSFTLIGEASDGGTMENLSRRLKVTGDLFDIMSGQTDVDHPLCEECTDTLLDQLDTQLNVTENECQNYKRCLEMLEQMNEDDSEQLQMELNELALEEERLIQELEDVEKNRKIVAENLEKVQAEAERLDQEEAQHSGQFGTINNFRLGRLPSVPVEWNEINAAWGQTVLLLHALANKMGLKFQRYRLVPYGNHSYLESLTDKSKELPLYCSGGLRFFWDNKFDHAMVAFLDCVQQFKEEVEKGETRFCLPYRMDVEKGKIEDTGGSGGSYSIKTQFNSEEQWTKALKFMLTNLKWGLAWVSSQFYNK
- the BECN1 gene encoding beclin-1 isoform X1, whose product is MEGSKTTSSTMQVSFVCQRCSQPLKLDTSFKILDRVTIQELTAPLLATAQVKPGETQEEEANSGEEPFIETRQDGVSRRFIPPASPSRPTFVLSAPVEDQHGLPLGERMMSTESANSFTLIGEASDGGTMENLSRRLKVTGDLFDIMSGQTDVDHPLCEECTDTLLDQLDTQLNVTENECQNYKRCLEMLEQMNEDDSEQLQMELNELALEEERLIQELEDVEKNRKIVAENLEKVQAEAERLDQEEAQYQREYSEFKRQQLELDDELKSVENQMRYAQMQLDKLKKTNVFNATFHIWHSGQFGTINNFRLGRLPSVPVEWNEINAAWGQTVLLLHALANKMGLKFQRYRLVPYGNHSYLESLTDKSKELPLYCSGGLRFFWDNKFDHAMVAFLDCVQQFKEEVEKGETRFCLPYRMDVEKGKIEDTGGSGGSYSIKTQFNSEEQWTKALKFMLTNLKWGLAWVSSQFYNK